atatataaacaatttacCTGATCACTCTATTAATTATACGTTTTTAATATAACCGaagaatattttttgaaaaactacgTAAGTGTCAACATTAATGAGCTAATTATTGTCACCTATGTGGCTAGCttctaataattaataagtaCTGCTTCTGCTACAAACAGTAGACGAGTGTTTTGTCTAAACTAAGTtactaataattattaagaaatCTGGGAAAGCGAGTAGTTTGGGCGTGTATCACGTGGGATATCGATGGATCATACAAACAGATATCACAATCACAATATATTATATgctttgatatatatataatatgagcATGATATTGCTGCTACTCCATTCATCTTAAACCACATTAACACTAACACGTGAATCATGTTAAACCAGGGGGATATGAATTCTTTCAAAACCATTCCCACCATGCTTTTAACtgttcaaaatcaatttttgtaGATGGAGATTGGATCTAAAGatgtgaaattaaatatttacgagagataaaaatgattttaaccatttcaaaCTTAACAACAAACTGTATTCCTGTGTGGACGTTGTCAAGGAGTATCATTGCTCCTATGATGTACTCTacaatctctctctttcacattataaaaatgaaaggaaagggGTGAAAGAGATCATAAGTTGTAGTGAAAGCAAAAAGGAAGAATGGATGATAATGGTTTGGTAATAGCTCTCATTGCCCTTTCCATTTGTGCAATCTTTCACATACTTTTGAACTATATTTCCCATCGCAGGCAGCAAAAACTTCCTCCTGGTCCTCTTTCTCTGCCATTTATAGGCAATCccatttggtttttcaaaCCTCTGTCTCAACTTGAAACCACCCTTCGCCATTACCATTCCAAATATGGCCCAGTTGTGACCCTTCACTTTGGTAACACCCCTTCCATTTTCATAGCCAGCCACTCTGTTTCTCACCATGCTTTGGTCCAAAACGGCGCCATCTTCGCCGATCGTTTCCCCGTCATGGAAACAGTCAAAATCATTACTAGTAACCAGCATAATATCAGCACTGCCTTCTACGGCCCCACATGGCGTGCCCTCCGCCGTAACCTCACGTCTGAGCTTCTCCATCCTTCTCGTTTGAAAGCTCATTCGGGTTCTCGTAAATGGACGTTGGATGTTCTCGTTCATCGCCTCCGCCTAACATCGGCTGCCGAGCCTGTGAAGGTCATAAATCATATTCGTTATGCTATGTATTGTTTAGCTACAGTTATGTGTTTTGGGGAGAGATTCGATGAGAAGTTTATCTATGAAGTACAAGAATCTCAACGTGGGATTTTGTTGAATATCAATAAATTCAATGATCTTAATTTCTGGCCAGCAAGATTGGGGAAGATTTTGTTCAAGAAACGATGGGATGAGATTCGTCAGCTACGTAAACGGCAAGACGATTTGTTGTTACCTTTGATTAACAATGcaagaaaaaacagaacaacaaTCAAAGATAATGAAGAAACTGGGAAACCAATCCCTTATGTTGATACTCTATTTGATTTAGAAATTGAGGATAACAacaatgagaagaagaagaggaaattaGTAGACGATGAACTCATAACATTATGTTCCGAGTTTCTCGACGCGATTACCGATACAACGGTTGCATCGTTGCAATGGATAATGGCAAATATAGTGAAGTATCCAGAGATACAAGAGAAGTTGTACAAGGAGATAAAAGAAGTGATGGGAAACAAGAAGAAGGGTGAAGAAATAGAAGAGGAAGAATTGGGGAAGATAACATATTTGAAAGCAGTAGTAATGGAAGGACTACGAAGACATCCCCCGGGGCATATGTTGTTGCCACATAAGGTGACAGAGGAGAGTGTTTTGGATCCAGGAGGATACAGGGTGCCGAAAGGAACATCGGTGAACTTTATGGTAGCGGATATAGGTTGGGATGAGAAAGTATGGACAGAACCAATGGCGTTCAAGCCGGAGAGATTCTTGAACGATAAAGTAGAGGGAGGGGTCGAGTTGGAAGTTGATATAACAGGGAGTAAGGAAATAAAGATGATGCCATTTGGGGCAGGGAGGAGAATATGCCCTGGCATTGGATTGGGGTTATTGCATTTGGAGTATTTTGTTGGGAATTTAGTGTGGAATTTCAAGTGGAATGCTGTAGGGGAAGTTGATTTGTGTGAGAAGCAAGAATCTGCCATCATTATGAAATATCCATTGCTTGCTTCTTTGTCGCCAAGAAGCTGAAGTTTCTCAGTTTATTTACTATCAAGTGAAGAATAAATATTACAAGAGTCGTAAGCCCATGTTTATGCCACCATTCAATCTTTTATAAGAAAGAGCCTTAATTTAAAATGCAAAGCTAAGGGTAAGAAGTAAATGAGTGATTTTTGAGGTTTGTTTGAGAAGTTGAAATTGTGTTGGAAGCAAGAATCTGGTGTCACTAAGAAAATTATATCCATCCATTTGCTTGCTTATAATCTGTCTCCGAGAGCTGATGTTTCTTAATAATGTGAGAGCTCGAGGTTTGAGAGAGCGTTAGAGATGTTCACGAGGTGGGAATAGGGATGTCGTCGTTCATGCCCTCCGTTTGATTCTTCATCTTGAAAGTGTAGTGTTTAGTCtttaaatacatataacaaaaccaCATGTAGTTAATGTTCGGCTAATAAATCAACATGCCTCATTTTATGCTAAGAAATAGAGATAACTCAGATGAGATTCTTACTTCTAACACCAAAAATCACCTCAAAttcataaatagaaaaaagagaatttatAATGGGGTatacatcatttttttctaacaatttgatttgagtatatagcaaatttttagttattctttaaaatattccaaaattaccctcattttaaaagaaaattggtgCAATTCTCCACGATTTTCTCACTTCTCCATATTCTTGgctattttctctcttctcctaGCTCTCAACGTCCAACAACTTTACAACGAACTTTcgttaataattaaatgtgttttctttaaagatttGGATtcttttagtctttttttcttttgatctttCACATTCTCCAACACATTCATTGACGGTTTAGGTTGTCTCTTCGACCTAACGTTTTCAATGTTTTTCACTATTTTCATAGTtttcactgatagaccatatcCCTAAgcaacaaaacacaaaatgaaaacagattagcataccaaagaaacaagttCAACATCCTCCAAATCTATTAATCACTAACAAGAACATATCACCGTTAGATCATAAGCAACATCCCACACAAAATATGGACATTAAACAAAAGTATTTACTAAACATATTccaagtctatcagtgatagaatgtatcattgatagattaaGAAACAACACTTAAACTAAAACATCCACCAACACACCTTACTGCAAACAAACAGATTAACATTCCAAAAAAACAAGttcaacattcttcaaatCTATCAATCACTGATAGAAACATATAACTGATAGACTTTAAGCAACATCGCACAAAAAATGCAGTTTAACTTAGATCTTCTACTGACATAACATATCACTAATCTTCTACTAACCAAATCTATCAACCATTCGatttcaaacaaatagaaaaagaagaaactatatttcaaatatattgcgaccaaacataaaacaaaaattatgaaagaacGTGAACTGAAGCGAAAATCCTGAAGCGAAGAAAGTGGAACACGATGAAGTAGAGAATGTGAAGCGAAGCCATCTACGAAGGCACCAAAATCGCAAAAGAAAATCGGAATatgaagaaaagggaagaaagtGGAAGACGGAAGGAATACGTAAAGTGTATTTGGGGGGCATTTTCGTCTTTTACCttaaaattgaactaaaatttgccatatttgcaattcttttaaagatttgttatatccttaattaatttgtagtaATTTGCTATATTTCTAGACAGTCCTagaaaaaagttgacaaactatttacatttcatAGAACAAAACCACTAAAAGACAATTTATTACATTATGATCTTTCTAGAAAGTACAAATATTTGTCAAATGTTCTATTATGGACACTTTtcctaattaataatagtggcaaatttaggaataataataaatggtATAACAATAGTTTGAAAAGTCTAgatgatagaagtttatcgtTGATGAATTctagaaattttgttataattgcgtttttttaaaaaatgttcttatATATCggaatattttgaatctagttgtttatatttgcaactatctcgaatcattataacaataaaatc
This DNA window, taken from Cucumis sativus cultivar 9930 chromosome 6, Cucumber_9930_V3, whole genome shotgun sequence, encodes the following:
- the LOC101204774 gene encoding cytochrome P450 89A2-like, which translates into the protein MDDNGLVIALIALSICAIFHILLNYISHRRQQKLPPGPLSLPFIGNPIWFFKPLSQLETTLRHYHSKYGPVVTLHFGNTPSIFIASHSVSHHALVQNGAIFADRFPVMETVKIITSNQHNISTAFYGPTWRALRRNLTSELLHPSRLKAHSGSRKWTLDVLVHRLRLTSAAEPVKVINHIRYAMYCLATVMCFGERFDEKFIYEVQESQRGILLNINKFNDLNFWPARLGKILFKKRWDEIRQLRKRQDDLLLPLINNARKNRTTIKDNEETGKPIPYVDTLFDLEIEDNNNEKKKRKLVDDELITLCSEFLDAITDTTVASLQWIMANIVKYPEIQEKLYKEIKEVMGNKKKGEEIEEEELGKITYLKAVVMEGLRRHPPGHMLLPHKVTEESVLDPGGYRVPKGTSVNFMVADIGWDEKVWTEPMAFKPERFLNDKVEGGVELEVDITGSKEIKMMPFGAGRRICPGIGLGLLHLEYFVGNLVWNFKWNAVGEVDLCEKQESAIIMKYPLLASLSPRS